One window of Papaver somniferum cultivar HN1 chromosome 9, ASM357369v1, whole genome shotgun sequence genomic DNA carries:
- the LOC113310980 gene encoding protein gar2-like: MVLSNKKLKEKIRSILTETSIEKLDVKSPKVSVKKKDIENSEIQSLKVVLDTKTKKRRLSLREKNKKDVPFEVIHEGTNDDTKKENKKQSGLVELNDGDEKKEEKKIKDDAEAEEKEKARLEAAEKRLMEKRAIREMRRKRKREELEEGEGKEKKENGGGLESAEKKKAVVVNKKKKKKKRKTKKNKVSKDAAVGDDDKVVVVENNVDTKEEPMKIDESQEIVEIATKVYVGGIPYYSTEDDIRSFFESCGTITELECMSFPDTGKFRGIAMISFKTDAAAKRALALDGADMGGLFLKIQPYKTTTSRLQKSLSADFAPKIMEGYNRVYVGNLAWDITEDDLKQLFKGCKISSVRFGTDKETGEFRGYAHVDFEDSLSLAMALKLDQKEVCGRPARISCAVPKNEAKAGLKPLVPLIVKAENGSINQVTINKKAVNESSIPISEAKVENENGNTLTSSVSGVKKRRTCYECGVAGHISSDCPMKKQAVDTVNMEMVEEETSYPMFISEEKFASETSNTVSSTKSGVKKRRTCYECGIAGHISSDCPQKNQAGDPANKPQVIETSYPRNEERVENENSNTMSSAKSGGKKRRTCYECGVAGHISTDCPKKNQAVDPINNVKVDESSNPVAIEKVQAAYSLPLNNEKVENDGSNIVASTKSSGKKRRTCYECGISGHISTDCPKKQQAA, encoded by the exons ATGGTATTATCTAATAAAAAGCTGAAGGAAAAGATAAGATCTATTCTAACTGAAACTTCAATAGAGAAACTAGATGTAAAATCACCTAAAGTATCAGTGAAGAAAAAAGATATAGAAAACtcagagattcaatcattgaaagttgTTTTAGATACTAAAACAAAGAAACGGAGATTGTCACTGagagagaaaaacaaaaaagatgtaCCATTTGAGGTAATCCATGAAGGAACTAATGATGATACAAAGAAGGAGAATAAGAAACAATCTGGTTTAGTAGAGTTGAACGATGGTGATGAGaaaaaggaggagaagaagattaAGGATGATGCAGAAGCTGAGGAGAAAGAAAAGGCTCGTTTAGAAGCAGCTGAGAAGAGATTGATGGAGAAGAGGGCGATTAGGGAGATGAGAAGGAAGAGGAAGAGAGAGGAATTGGAAGAAGGCGAAggtaaagaaaagaaagaaaatggtgGTGGTTTGGAATCAGCTGAAAAGAAAAAGGCAGTCGTAgtgaataagaagaaaaagaagaagaagagaaagacaaAGAAAAACAAGGTAAGTAAGGATGCCGCTGTTGGTGATGATGATAAGGTGGTTGTTGTTGAGAATAATGTAGATACAAAAGAGGAGCCCATGAAGATTGATGAGAG CCAAGAAATTGTGGAAATAGCTACAAAAGTGTATGTTGGTGGCATCCCATACTACTCAACTGAAGATGATATAAGGAGTTTCTTTGAGAGTTGCGGAACTATAACTGAACTCGAGTGCATGAGCTTTCCGGATACTGGGAAGTTTAGAGGGATTGCCATGATCAGTTTCAAG ACTGATGCTGCAGCAAAGAGAGCCTTAGCTCTTGATGGTGCTGACAT GGGAGGACTGTTTCTCAAAATCCAACCATATAAAACTACTACATCTCGGCTGCAGAAATCATTGTCAGCTGATTTTGCTCCCAAGATAATGGAGGGCTATAACAGGGTCTATGTTGGGAATCTAGCATGGGATATAACTGAAGATGATTTGAAACAACTATTTAAAGGGTGCAAAATATCATCTGTTCGGTTTGGAACAGACAAAGAAACAGGTGAATTCCGAGGATATGCACATGTGGATTTTGAAGACAGTTTGTCTCTTGCGATGGCTTTGAAGCTTGATCAGAAGGAGGTGTGCGGACGACCTGCTAGGATAAGTTGTGCAGTTCCAAAGAACGAAGCGAAGGCGGGTTTAAAACCTTTAGTCCCTCTGATTGTGAAAGCTGAAAACGGAAGTATCAACCAAGTTACAATTAATAAGAAGGCTGTGAATGAAAGTAGTATCCCCATATCTGAGGCGAAGGTTGAGAATGAGAATGGTAATACTTTGACCTCCTCAGTTAGTGGTGTGAAGAAGAGGCGAACATGCTATGAGTGTGGGGTTGCAGGTCATATCTCCTCAGATTGTCCTATGAAGAAGCAAGCTGTTGACACCGTAAACATGGAAATGGTGGAGGAAGAGACCAGTTATCCCATGTTCATTAGTGAGGAGAAGTTTGCGAGTGAGACTAGTAATACAGTGAGCTCCACAAAGAGTGGTGTGAAGAAGCGACGAACATGCTATGAGTGTGGAATTGCAGGCCATATATCCTCGGATTGTCCTCAGAAGAACCAAGCTGGTGACCCAGCGAATAAGCCACAGGTTATTGAGACCAGTTATCCCAGAAATGAGGAGAGGGTTGAAAATGAGAATAGTAACACTATGAGCTCTGCAAAGAGCGGTGGGAAGAAGAGACGAACATGCTATGAGTGTGGGGTTGCAGGGCATATCTCAACAGACTGTCCAAAGAAGAATCAAGCTGTTGACCCCATAAATAATGTAAAGGTTGATGAGAGTAGTAACCCCGTAGCTATCGAGAAGGTTCAGGCTGCTTATAGTTTACCATTAAATAATGAGAAAGTCGAGAATGACGGTAGTAATATTGTGGCGTCCACGAAAAGCAGCGGGAAAAAAAGGCGAACATGCTACGAGTGTGGGATATCTGGCCATATCTCCACAGATTGTCCGAAGAAGCAGCAAGCTGCTTGA